In Lepisosteus oculatus isolate fLepOcu1 chromosome 29, fLepOcu1.hap2, whole genome shotgun sequence, the genomic window GCGATTAATATGTCGGAACTCCACAACAGGGGAGCAACAGGACttcaagagacaggctgtgaAACGTGTCCCTTATACTGAAAGAGTGGGGtcagaaaatattttgatgcttcTTCAGAAACCTTTGTGCCACACTGCCAATTGCCTGTTTCTGCCCAAAGTAGCATCGTCTGGTGTAGCAATTCTGTTTTAGAGTTTCATCAAAGGCTATTTTAGGTTCTACTGTCTGAATCTTTTCAGTAAAATGTGGCCACaggcactgcactgcactggtAAAAAGATCCTTGTTTATACAGGCAAGCTCCACTGTTTAGGAAGACAAAGAGGCACATTTTCCGATGAAAGAGAGCCGGCCGGAAGAGAAAAAGACTTCAGTCACCCACACACTATATAATACCCATGACGGGTGGACAAAAAAAAGGCATGATTATCCTTCAGCCTCTTCCTGTAGCATACAGTTTCAATAGCTAGTTCTGGCCTGGTCTGCAAGCAAATAAAGGCTCTCTAAATGAAGCCCTGCCAGAACATTTTACTGGACAGTAAAGTTTACAACCTTAAACCTCTCTTTTTTGCAACCTGGCCACCTCACAAGCAATCATATCAACTCCCGGGTCAATTATCACAGTCGCCACCCGACAGCATTACAAACCCTGTTCCTGAGGGTTCTGCTTCAAACCTTAGAGCTTTTAAGAACCTGGTCCCAGGAAATACAGTAATTACTTAAAGGAGAGAAACATACACTAACTCTGTGAAGTTCaagatttgtttcttttaaagtaTTTCTAGGCCACTGTTTGCACACACAAACTCTAAATGGTCACTGTTAGCACGGAGTGGTATTTGTGCTTTGTAATTGTGACCCCAGCATGCCTTACACTGTTTAAATTGTGCTGCTGCCCGATCTTACTTGCTCCTTTAAAGGGAGCTCTCTTCAGAGCCCCCCCGGCCCCAGTTTCCCTTCCTGTCCCTGAGAGGGTCGCAGGAAAACTTTCCCAGCACAGTCAGCTTGAAAGGCAATACGCCCGAACACAGGATGCTTCTCAGGTCACCAAACAGGAAAAACCTCTCTCCTGATAGGCTCCCCACCCCCCACTCCTGTCTCCTAAAAACGACCTAGCATGCTCTTCCAAGATTTATGAATTTCATCCTGTTTAACCTGCGTGGGAAAACAGATGTTTATCCTCAAGTTTTCTCTGGAagtgagtgggggggggggggggggggtctttttTACTGTATGATTCCAAAAAAGCATCCCTATAATACATTCCCAAACTttctacaggaaaaaaaaaacagatgtgctTCCTGGGACTATTTGAACCTCTGAAGTTTCTTTACCACTTCCACCTGAGCCTCCAGTATACACTGCAGAGGAATGCTATTTTAAAGCCTGAAGTAAACTTTCTACAGTGGATTAAAGCACTCTAAAAGGAGCACACAACTGTATTTAGCGTGTTCACACACTATATCAGCTCTTCCGTCTTGTAGATATAATGCCCAGTCTGCCGCATCTGTTTGAGCAATATTTTCTGAGTATAGGAGAATGAAAAAAGGTGCAAAATCATACCACCACACTTCCTTGAGTGGGCATCATGAATATCGTTTGCAGACATGGCAGTGTGGTACTGTAGCACTTTAAGTATCTTACTTTCAAGCGTCCGTGTTGTCCTCTGCCCTACGCAGAGAGGTACTTCCACGTGCTGACGAAGGCCGTGGGTATGAGGGAGTAGGGCACGCTGGCGATGCTGTCCCATGTGTCAGTAGAGGGGTCGTAGCAGTCCAAGGTTTTACATCGCTGGGCACCACAGTAGCCGCCCACCACGTACAGCCTGTTGCCAGAGGCCACAGCATGGCAGCTGATCCTCTTGGCAGTGACGTCGCCGAACTTGGACCACTGGTACGTCTCGCTGTTGAAGCGGTAGGCCGAGCTGGCGGAGAACTCGGTGTCGCCCCCGATCACGACGACGTGGCTGCCCACCACGGCCGCCGCGGTGTACCGCCAGGGCTGGGGGCAGGCGGAAGGCACCGTCCACCTGTTCTGGCAAGGGTCGAAGCACTGGACCTTCGGCAGCTTCTCCCGGTTGATGCTCGTGCCCCCGAAGACGAAGAGCTTGTTCTTGGCCCCGACTACCGCCGCGTTGCTCACGCCCTCCCGCAGTGGGGCCACCAGCGTCCACTTGTTGGCCTGCGGGTCGTATTGCTCTACCTGCTTGAGGGAGACCGATGGGGAGGCTGGGAAAGAGCCAGCCAGGGCCGTATGCCCACCGACGACATAAAGGATATGATCCAGTTCAGCGGATCCATGGCCAAACCTGGCCACCAGCATGTGAGCTGCTTTGGACCACTCGTCGTGGAGAGTGTCGTAGACCCAAACGTCCTTGGAGGCCCCATTCTCCGAGCCTCTCCCGCCGGTCACATAGACCTTGCAGCCAATGGCACAGGCACTGCATTCCTTGCGGGGGCTGGGGATGTCGGTTTTGGGGGTGATCTCCTTGGTTTTCTGGTCGATCGCGTACACCTTGTCGCACATGAACGTCTGACCCCCCAGGAGCAGCAGGGCCTGGCTGACTTTGCGCGGCCGGGCGCAGAAGCCGGTGACGACGCCGTCGTTCTGCAGGATCCTCATCTTGCAGCGCACCGCGTCCTCGACGATCTCCCGGCCCAGCTTGTGGCCCATAACCAGCTCCTCCGAGGCCACGTTCTTCAGGAGGTAGGACTCGGGGAGCAGGGCCAGCCGCACGCAGCGCAGCAGATCGGGCAAGTCGCCGCGCCTCCGCGCCACGTCGGCCTTCACCCAGTCGATCACCGCTTCGTAGACCAAGCTCTCGTCTTCCACCTCCAGCTCCTCGCTGAAGATGAGCTCCAGGACCTTGTCTTTGGGGAGGCTGAGGAAGTCCTCCGTCTTGAAGAGGGTGGCAAAGTTGGCGAGGCACATCGTCCAGGACAGTTCGAACAGCCGCTCGCACCGGTGGGCGTCGGAGAGCAGCATCATGCCCAGGCAGTTGGAGGGATGGAGGTTCTTCTCCAGGAACTCGGCGGAGGCGTCGCGGATGTCCTCGAACTGCAGCATGTCGCCGGCCTCCAGGAGGGACTCCGCGTTCTCCTCGTTGATGATCACCCGCGCGGAGTAGGCGTAATCCAGCAGCAGCTCCAGCACCTCGGGGTGCAGGGAGTCGTGGAAGTTGACCTCGGCGTCCCGGCTCTCCTTCAGGCCCCCGCCGAACATGGCCTCGAAGTAGCGGCTGCAGGCGGCCAGCACGGCCCGGTGGCAGGGGAaacggcggctccccgcgcgcAGGACCGCGTCCGTGAAGAGGTGGCGCTTCCGCAGCAGGTTGAGGTGCGTCAGCAGGCTCTCCGCGTGCGACGCCTTGTGGAACAGCTGGATGTTCATGGATCCGGAGCTCGATCTCGACTTCCGGTTCTCGTGGCTGCTCACGGACATCTCCGGTGGCTCGCTTCCGCCTGGAACGGAAGCACAGGGCGCTGGTAAGACTCTCGTTCTCCCATGGGCCAAGCCTTTAACGGCCTTGAACCCTCGGTCTAAACCTTAACCCTTTTAATTGCCAGTCATGGAAATGAGAATttctttccatccatccatccatccacccatccatctTCTAGCAAGGGAGTTcgagcaggagcctatcccagcaagcaatgggctcaaggcaggatacaccctgtatGGGATACCAGGCCGtcccagggcgcacacacacgcacacactccagttttccctgaagccagttagcctaccagtatgtctttggaccttGGAAGGTAACCGGAACACCCACGCACAAACTCCCCACAGATATTAccctaggaattgaacccagggccccagcgctgcaatgCAAACCACTGCACTACTGTGCCATCTGGACGTAAGAATTTagacaggaaaaaacaaacaaacctgcAGCCACTTCACTGCTCCAAAGctgagaaaataaagaaatcccATTTCACCACGCAAGAACACGTCACAGCTGTCCGCTGCAGCGGGCGAAGGGttcatgaaataaaatgttaccGTGCAACACGGAACAGCAGCGTTCACATTTACAGGATTGTTTTGTCTTACCAAAAAAATACAATCTGTACTCCATTGGGCCATTTACAggactgaacaacaacaacaaaaaaagctcAATATACTTTGGAAGCAAAGATGAATCActgcaaaaaaaggaaaatgtgatAAGACCCTCATAACTGAAGGCATACCGGCAGGATTAGGAAGTCGCTAATTAAAGGTTTGACTTCGTGAAGCCAGCAGTTGGCAAAGAGGTTTGAGCTTCACAGACTTAgctgcgttttttttcccccttccgGGAATGTTTATaacattataagaactgtgacaCCGTGAAACTACACTTTCCTAAGCAAACGATTTGCCCCGCCTAGTTTCAGAGGTTAGGAATGTATGGCAACTTCCCCTCATTGCAGCACTGAAACCTCCCAGCTTTGATCTTCTCCAGGATACCGCTCATTATCTTCGCATGAAACTGCTGACGCGCAAATAACCACTGTTTACTGTAAATGACTTGTCCCTTGTGCACTTTGTGTACAAATGTAGGCATCAAATGTTACTGGGAAGGCACTAAAAGTCACCTTGGGTGACCAAAGAACCGCtgtcagtaaaataaaatgttagaaACATTACTTTAAGGCCAACAAATAGGAAAAGACGAGGGGTTTAGTTGCACAATACGAAGGGGTTTTTAGAAGCAAGCAACACGTTTCGATCATGCCGATTTGCGTGTCGTGTTCACTTCACGACACTTCGCAACGCGTAAAACTGTAAAGGATTATTGCGGTGTGTTGTTTCTGACTtgcacatttaaatgaaaaaaacccgACAGAACACGCAAAGTGTAGAGGCGTGCAGAACTTGTGTCACGGCGATTTTAGCGTCGATTGCTCAAACATTAAAATACCTTTACATCACTAGACTATTTGTATTCAGATTCGAAAAGTGAAATTTAAGTACTAAAAGGAACGTGCTAAGTGACCCCCCCAAGAAAAAAACTAACCGAAAACGCTGTTTCTAGAAAGATGAGCgaaaaagctgtaaaaataaatctacGAAGTAGATGAGGCTTAGTAAGTGAACAGTCTGGCCAAAAGtaattgttaatattttaagaaatatctggttttattttaaaagtaaaataaaacccaAAATTCTGCGTAACAGCGTTACAGTCTGATCCCGTTAAGTGACTCCTATGATTTCGTTTTGCAGGACCTTAAGAACGCCTGGAAGTATTACACACTTCATTGTAAACTGCATAAAAAACAAAGACCGAAAAACTTACACCAGCGGTAAACGAAGAAGGGTTAACAGATTATCAGAGAAGTGCGGGTTCAGACCACATAATGCTATGCGGGAAAGTCAGTTTTAAGTCCTCTAAACCGTGCCCTGCCTGTGCAATTCCTCTTGAAGTCGCATAAAGTTTCAGCTTCACCTGCGTCTTCAGATACATAAAGACTGGGACAATCCAGCCAGTCCGACAGAGCTTTTAATTAGCTGCGCGGTTCGTAGGGTCTCAGAACCCCGCTGAAAGGGCAGCGTTTCAAAACGCGCATTTTCTTGATCTGCGAACAGTCCTTACCGGGAAACCTAAGGCGGCGTGGAGCAACTCCCGAGTCCCGAGGTTCACAGCGCAAGAGCGGCCGCTGCAAGCTCAACTCGGCGGCACTCTGCCgggattcagttttctcccCCAAATCGCGTTGCTGTCTCCGGCGTCCTGGCCGCGAAACTCAGAGGTCGTCGGGTCTGCGTGCAGGCGTACTGTCGCCCGCCCTGCGCGAAATTAAATACAAGAAAGCCATTCGCTTACTGCACGTTTCCACCCCAAGAGCTGAGCGGTGCTGCTCGGCTCGCTGAACGCCGCAGAGTGAGACAGACCAGCCACACACCAGCCCCGACTTGCCTCGCCCGGCGGACGAGGTCTTATTGATATTCACCGCACAGCTAGCTCCTCCTCCCTGTAGCTACTCGGTTACTAATTGCTATTCTTCGAAGGGCGAGAATGAGGGAGAAGGCAGAACGAATACCTTAGACTTGCCTGGGGGAATTATTCTAGCCACTTAATTAAACAGAAGGCTTAACTCGAATTTTATTGCTGGTTTTTAGGTGAAAGGCAGCGCCGCAACATCTAGATGAGTCGTTTAGAGCTGCGTTCAAAAGAAAATGGGTGGAAATCAGGTTAGCACAACGTGTGAGTAAAGCAAGAGTTCCTTTTTGAGAGTTCCTTTCAGTGCAGACTATTTTCGCATAGGTCTATAATTTGGAACGATTTATGAATCCATTTGAGGAAATGATTTGATATTTTACTTACGAAATATTTGCAACTGAACTAAAGCCCTATTCCTGGACATCCCCCAGTCCAGCtttgtttcatgttttgcaGGTCACCATTAACATGGaaatggaaggaaaaataaGTCTTTCAGGTTATTGTCACGTGTTCAATACTATTGTGATCAATCAAACAGTTGATTTGTTAAAGGAAGTAATTTGAAGATCTTTTAGGGCTAAACGTCTGAGCCCTCAAGGACCAGAGTTCTCTCAACTGAACAGATTTATCAATGATTACAGGTGTTGCCGCTGTGTGGATACAGGTGACCTGTTTTGACTAATAGGATTGGGGTTATGTAGGACCAGGGTTGACGATCCCTAGATAATACAGAGCGAAATCTAAAGGTCTGGGTTATTTCTCTCATTCGTTTATTTCACCTGGTGATTcaaatttcttcttcttttacaATGGCGATTCCATTTTAACAGAAAGGAAATGACTTGAGCAATCCTAGTGACGTGCCTTGCCTAAGGACACAACAGTAGCGTCTCACCCGCGATGCCGATGATATAGCAAAAACGCTCGTATCGCTGTACTTTTATGATGAAGACCAAACACCGGCGAGGAGGAGCTGGTGGGGGGGCGGTCATAACCAGCTGTGTTATTTTTAGATATAAAGACATTTGcgcttttaaaatgtatctgtGATCTAGTTCAATGGATTAGAACTGACTAGACAACTGATTTTGACCCTTTAGATCCACCCCACGCAGCTCTTCAGGTAACCTCGGCTGAAATGTTGTCGACCGGGGTGaacggtgttttttttttccctctcctgACGAATACTTGCGGTGTGGTCAAGCGAGTACGACCGGAAGGTCAAGAGTCAATAATTAACTTCGTCCCGGTTTAAGTCTGGGGCTGAGTCCCTGCTTGTGGGGGGCCGTCTGTCTGAATTTCCTGTGATTTGTTaggaaaaaaagattcacaCTTTCGCAGCAAATCGAGAATAGATGCAGCCTGTGAATAATAGGTGCGTAAAAGTGTATTGTACCTGAATGCTGAACACTTGGTTCCAATGTCTGTTTCTCAGAATTAAACCTGGATCCTGGTTTATTAAGGCACATGTCCAGTGGGATTTTGTATcgtaattccttacatttatatacgtacatagcacttttctggacactgcactaaaagcactttacaggtcatggggacctctccaccaccacccatgtggagccccacctggatgatgcaccagtccactccccacacaccagctctcagtggggaggagagcagggtgatgaagccagttcagagagggggattattagtaggccatgagtggtaaaggtcaaggggaaatttggccaggacaccagggtaacacccctactctttttgagaaacaccctaggattcttaatgaccacaaagagtcggGATCTAGGTTTTACATCTCCTTAAAAGCactgtgccttttttttttaacagtatagtgtccccgtcactatactggggcattaggacccacacagaccacagggtgagcgccccctgctggccccactaacacctctaccagcagcagccttagtttttccctggaggtctctcatccaagctcacagtgctgagcttcagtggggctgccagttgcgagttgcagggtATTAAACGCAAGATGACGCAATATGAAGGGTGTTGGACATACCCTGGGGCATGTGCTGCTCGCTCTGCATGCCTCAGATGTTCAAACGTTTGTTACAAGATTAAGCTCTTTTAAaaaagagtgtgtgtgtgtgtgggggggtgacTGACAGTTTTGAAGATGCGCATAATTGCTCCGCCAGGTGTCTTGAATTGGGTTAGCATGGCCAAGGGCGGCGGCTTGCCCCGACCCGGCGGGGCGTCCCTGTCCGCTGCACCCCTTACCACGCAGCTGCTCCAGCGTGCCAAGCCGTGCACCTCCGCGCCAGCTGCCCGACTCCGGTGAGTGTGCGGGCTTTTCAAAACGACGAGGACAGCCCCCGTGAGAGCGTGCGTTAACCAGCTCTGTGGCTGAGCCTGGGCAGAGCAAGCACACGGTCTGATTTAAGAACTTTCTTTTCTCTtcacaaataaatacagataATCACAAAATAGAAACCTTTACatgaatacatatatatatatacccaaAATGGTATGTATTAAAGCATCTTGTTAAGCttaaaaaggcaaaagtgacaTAACGATAACTACTTTTGTTCAGGAGCACTAGTTCACATCATTCTGAATCACTTTCAGAAACAAGGACAAGTGCCATTTTTCCTTTACGTGATTATTGAACCCACAGTACGAGCAAGCAGCTCGCAGTGCAAGGATGCTTAGTGTTGAATTAGGGCAGGAGGAATCTGTGGTGGTTTGTCTCTTTCTGCAAGGGAGGGGGGTTGAATCCTAGCACAAGAAAGGCCCGGAGGATGAGGCAGGTAGCGTGGGCTCTCCGTGCAGGAGACACCTCTCGGAGAAAATCCCATCTTGCGCAGAGTGGAAGCAGCCGGGCGGGGTATTGAAGCCAATAGAGATCTGAACAAGGGACAAGCAGCATCCCATCAGGCACCGGCCCGATCTCTGCTGTAAGGCGACACAGCCAAAAAACAAACCCCTTCCTGCGGGGACAGGGGCTTTATCAGCTAGCCGCAGAGCTGGGCTTCTCCCCATCCCTGATCTTCGCCGTGAGGTGCTAGTTCAATTAGGCACCAGCTGGCTCTGCTCTGTATTGGAGAGCTCGATTCCATCTACCACTGCTGTTCAGTTTAGCACTCAGGAGGCAGCAGCCAAAGGGAGCAAAAGAGACCCAGTAGGggaacaaaacacattttttttccccagatttACACACATTTATTTTCCAGATTCCTTGTGCAGAATTGCAGCCAAAGTAGGTCACCGTTTCTTACCTGCTGGCACTGGCTGTATAAAACACACGGGGTATTAAATATCTTGCGATTAAACACGGACACTGCTATTTAACTGCAGTAGGGGATTGCAATGTATTCAGACAGACtaaaggaactgaatctctttgaCTGCAATGGAGAAAATTAATGTCGGCACTGGACTTGGGTATTCGGGATTCTGAAAAGCATTGGCCATGCTTACTCAAGATCAAGATCGACAGAATCATCAGGACCCAGAAACACAAGTTGAAACTCGGGGGGCCATTTGACCCAGAAAAGAGACAAATCTGTACGTGAAGAACTGTGGGTGAGTGTGGAACCAGTTCCCAAGCCACATAGGTGAAAGTTATTCGGTGGGGTCCTTTAAGAAAGGGGTAGATAGGATTTGTACAACAGTAGGAAATACCAGCAAGTTGGATGGTCACATTCTAAGCTCCTTTGCCCAAACGCTTTTGAATCAAGGTGCAAGTAAGGGGAAAACCAAGTCATATTTCTTTTGCTTCTGACAACTGGATCTCAGCAACTACTCACAAGCCAATAAGCACAGAAGAATAGGGTTCAGCTGGTAAACCTCCCGTCTTTATCTTTTCCCATCAACCTGCAGAAAGTGAGCTGTTGACCACACCTACAACACCCTGGGAGTGATTCAGTTCCAGGGTTGTGACCCCAGGGCCCCTGTCTGACCTCTGAATGTACCGATGAATCCCAAACCTGTGTGCTCATCAAATGAGATTCTGTAGCAAAAACTGGATTCACTGGTTTTCAGCAACTCACTCCTCCCTTTTTGATTGCAACGTCTGTAACGATTATTTCCAGTGCTGGTAGTTAAGTACAAAGCTGCTGTGAAGCAGGTTGAGCACATTAGCATGGCTATggtggctgttttttttacatcaacatttttatctttaatCCAAGTGACAACTCTTGCAGAAAGCAGATTTAAAATCCCAGATGCCTCGgatcagaaggaaaaaaaaaatttgcagCCCGGAGTCCCCACTGCTAAATGGGCTACCTATTTGATCTAAAACAAGCCCTTGGCTAGCAGGAACCCATGCATTAAAATTATATGAAAGGCTTTATGAGTTCACGTGTGAGTAAGTTTGTTCTGGGAAATGACCCTTCAAATATAGGGCAAACTAGCACGCATTCATCTCTAATTTAGCCACCATCTGTGTTTCTTTAAATGATGTATCAAGTTCCTTATTATGTCCACGTATTGATCTGGATGTTTGGTCTctgtctgtttttctgtttttgttccagGTCTTTTCTACAAGGTAGGGGCAATTTCTATACTATCTGCTGTATATGTGTATAAGTATATATGCAACCTGAAGTAGGTCAATTTAGATGCAAATTGCAACAGCAGCGGTTAAACACGGCTAATGTGGTGGAAAAGAGTTCATTAATTTTCAtgtcgattttttttttcctccccagTTGCATTATTCCATTGCCACCCTTACCATATGGGGCCCTAGATTGGAAAATTGACTGTTCATTAATCATTACCAGTCAAGCCTTGCTTGCTATGCCTCCCTTTTGAAAGAGCAATCACAGCAGTCAAACATTAGCTGCTGCCTCATTTTGTATTCAAAGCAACCTCTGTTGAATAATATTGTCATAGTGGAATTCAATAAGAATGAGCCCTCAATTGAATTATGAAGCCATGATTGAATTTTCAAGGGATGTGGAACATATTAAATGCAGCTCCATCTCTGCTTTACAGTAAAGGTCTGTCTTTAATTTGTTAATTAACAGTGATGTGCACTGTTTCTCTGAAGACAGCACAGAGCTGAGGAGATAAATGGTGGCTGGTCTGGGCCCAAAGGCAGCATTTTAAAGTGTGTTCACATGCTAACAATTAGATTTGCTGATGCAGGCAGTTCGTCTGGTTTGGTTAGTGTGGGGCTTTGTTAGCCAAGAGAAACTGGTTTGTACTGGAAGCACAAGCCATGCCTCTGTGCTTTAAAGTGAAGCTCaggtgttgtttctttgacccTGTTCTAGCACTCCTGAACCACTGTTAGTTGATTGCATTGGATCAAAGCTACTGGACTGTTTTAACCCCACTGAGAACAGCCGCTTCGAAATGTGTTGCAGGGCTTGTAGCTGAGTAATCAGTGACTGTAACTTGAAACCTCTTCATGTAAAACACTGTATTTACATAAAGCCTAACTAAGCACTTTCTCCACTGTGTTCCACTGTATTTGAAAACTATTGCTTTCCGATCCACAATGTAAGCTCTAGATCACAGAAGGGTAGTCATCTCAAGTTCCTGCTACACACACAATAGAGTTGTCTCCATTAATGAACAGTGTTAGAGTGACAgaatggcacagtggttaggtCTGTTGCTTTACAGTGTCCAGAcgtggggtgctgtctgcatagaaTTTGTTCTCCCCACGTCTGTGTGttgttcctcccacagtccaaagaaaatGGTCCCAAAACTTTGGAGTAAACCAAGTTTTAACCTCTCGGAGGAGCAAAAACTGCTGGCTTGTCTTGCTCTTCTGTGCCAAGAAAAGAATAATGCACATCTATAATATAATTGttatgcttacacttatatagcacttttctggacactccactcaaagcgcttaatacgtgatggggatcccctccaccatcaccagtgtgcagccctacctggatgatgcgccagtccgctccccacacaccagctctcagtggggaggagagcagagtgatgaagccagttcagagatggggattattagggggccatgagtggtaaaggccagggggaatttggccaggactctggggtgacacccctactcttttcgtgaagcaccctgggaaatttaatgaccgcagagagtcaggacctcggtttaacatctcCTCTGTGTCGACGCTTCCTCTCCACGTGCACCCAGAGCACACTTCAGAGCAGCTCCTTCGCACCTTCATGGACAAAGTGCTTCATATGCTGCAGGCCTATTGCTGCCACCTTCCAAGTGCACTGAGAGAAAGTTCTGTGGCTTTTTATAGACTATCATTAGTCCCTGCCACTGCTGCAAAACTCTGGACATCAGGCACAGCAATATCACCTATTGCCAGGAGAGATATTGAAATGCttttacattaaaaagcaaTGTGTGCTTAATACAGGAAGGAAAGTCCTATGCTGCATGTTAAACAGCAGCATCAACGTCATCACCACTGTggcccacatactgtatgccaggCCGGCACAAGCACAGATAATGTTTTGGGCCATTGCTCTGTTCCTGTAGGCTCCCTCTTTCCCTAATCAGGCAGCCACCTCCATCTCTACACAAGATCCTTCAGgcaatacattttttgtttttttttgctacacCGAAACTCTGACTGTGTATGTAGCAGGAAGTAATGCCTTTGGAACAGCTGGGGTGGTGGAGCAATGGGACTGCTTTAAATTGCACAGCTGTTAGTAATAGGGTGTTCAGCGTGCACTGTAGGAGGCAGTGTGCAAATTCCAATGTCCTTTCATAATGCTCCCAGTGTAAGAGGCTTGCTGTGACAGAGCCTGACCAGGCACACAAGGAATGCAGCTTGCTTGTAGACCTATTACTCAGGGCTGGCGTTCTGGGCATGCCTGCGGAGTGAACCGAGCATGTTCGGGGAACTTTCTGAATGCCACGTTTAGGAATGCTTGAGCTCCAACCCTTGTCAGTGCAGATAAAGCTCTTGTGGGTTATTTCATCTTTTGAAAGTGCGGTCCAGTGGCTTTTCCCGCCCGCAAAACTTGTTTAATTAGCCTCCTTGATTGTTCCCTGGGCTCTTGCCATCTTCTTTTCAAAATTGACAGGGCACAAAAGT contains:
- the enc3 gene encoding ectodermal-neural cortex 3 produces the protein MSVSSHENRKSRSSSGSMNIQLFHKASHAESLLTHLNLLRKRHLFTDAVLRAGSRRFPCHRAVLAACSRYFEAMFGGGLKESRDAEVNFHDSLHPEVLELLLDYAYSARVIINEENAESLLEAGDMLQFEDIRDASAEFLEKNLHPSNCLGMMLLSDAHRCERLFELSWTMCLANFATLFKTEDFLSLPKDKVLELIFSEELEVEDESLVYEAVIDWVKADVARRRGDLPDLLRCVRLALLPESYLLKNVASEELVMGHKLGREIVEDAVRCKMRILQNDGVVTGFCARPRKVSQALLLLGGQTFMCDKVYAIDQKTKEITPKTDIPSPRKECSACAIGCKVYVTGGRGSENGASKDVWVYDTLHDEWSKAAHMLVARFGHGSAELDHILYVVGGHTALAGSFPASPSVSLKQVEQYDPQANKWTLVAPLREGVSNAAVVGAKNKLFVFGGTSINREKLPKVQCFDPCQNRWTVPSACPQPWRYTAAAVVGSHVVVIGGDTEFSASSAYRFNSETYQWSKFGDVTAKRISCHAVASGNRLYVVGGYCGAQRCKTLDCYDPSTDTWDSIASVPYSLIPTAFVSTWKYLSA